A single genomic interval of Microbacterium sp. LWO14-1.2 harbors:
- a CDS encoding vitamin K epoxide reductase family protein: MSEQRTRPVVYAVWLIIASVIGWFAAFQLTIDKFIQLENPDAELSCNVSVMIQCGKNLGSWQGEIFGFPNPLIGLSLWIAPLVVGVAILAGARFPRWFWAAFGVGVTFAFGLVCWLIWQSLYAPNLGVLCPWCMLTWSVTIPTFFATMVHLTRNGTFTSNEKVKARANSLMAWVPLATVLAFAVIILLAQLRGLDLLGEVIGMIL, from the coding sequence ATGAGCGAGCAGCGCACCCGCCCCGTCGTCTACGCCGTCTGGCTGATCATCGCGAGCGTCATCGGCTGGTTCGCCGCCTTCCAGCTCACCATCGACAAGTTCATCCAGCTCGAGAATCCCGACGCCGAGCTCAGCTGCAACGTCAGCGTGATGATCCAGTGCGGCAAGAACCTCGGATCCTGGCAGGGAGAGATCTTCGGATTTCCCAACCCCCTGATCGGCCTGAGCCTCTGGATCGCTCCCCTGGTCGTCGGTGTCGCGATCCTCGCCGGTGCCCGATTCCCCCGGTGGTTCTGGGCCGCGTTCGGCGTCGGCGTCACATTCGCGTTCGGCCTCGTCTGCTGGCTGATCTGGCAGAGCCTCTACGCCCCCAACCTCGGCGTGCTGTGCCCCTGGTGCATGCTGACCTGGTCGGTCACGATCCCGACGTTCTTCGCGACCATGGTGCATCTCACCCGGAACGGCACCTTCACGAGCAATGAGAAGGTCAAGGCGCGCGCCAACAGCCTCATGGCCTGGGTGCCTCTCGCGACCGTCCTCGCGTTCGCTGTCATCATCCTTCTCGCGCAGCTGCGCGGTCTCGACCTCCTCGGCGAGGTCATCGGCATGATCCTCTGA
- a CDS encoding DUF4233 domain-containing protein: MSADSAPARRQRAPRPPRTLVQKLAPIVLGFESIVVFLAGLTIFGLKTLPPGIPQWWGIVGGGIVGLACIALAGLITKPWAITAGWVIQVVIALSAILVPAILLVVLIFGGMWAYATIMGARLDARRPDGSATETQTESE, translated from the coding sequence GTGAGCGCGGACTCCGCCCCGGCGCGCAGGCAGCGTGCGCCGCGACCGCCTCGCACTCTCGTGCAGAAGCTCGCTCCGATCGTGCTCGGCTTCGAGTCGATCGTGGTGTTCCTCGCGGGGCTCACGATCTTCGGCCTCAAGACGCTGCCCCCCGGCATCCCGCAGTGGTGGGGGATCGTCGGTGGCGGCATCGTCGGCCTCGCCTGCATCGCCCTCGCCGGCCTCATCACGAAGCCGTGGGCGATCACCGCAGGGTGGGTCATCCAGGTCGTGATCGCCCTGTCGGCGATCCTCGTGCCGGCGATCCTGCTCGTCGTGCTGATTTTCGGCGGCATGTGGGCGTATGCGACGATCATGGGGGCCCGCCTGGACGCACGACGCCCCGACGGATCCGCCACCGAGACTCAGACAGAGAGTGAATGA
- the ndk gene encoding nucleoside-diphosphate kinase, protein MATEETLVLVKPDGVARGLTGAILARIEAKGYALVDIRLVEPDRDLLAAHYAEHEGKPFYEPLLEFMLSGPSVAIRLAGNRVIEGFRSLAGTTDPTTAAPGTIRGDFGRDWGLKVQQNLVHGSDSPESAARELGIWFD, encoded by the coding sequence ATGGCCACCGAAGAAACCCTCGTCCTCGTCAAGCCCGACGGTGTCGCCCGCGGCCTCACCGGCGCGATCCTGGCGCGCATCGAAGCGAAGGGCTACGCGCTCGTCGACATCCGTCTCGTCGAGCCCGACCGCGACCTCCTCGCCGCCCACTATGCCGAGCACGAGGGCAAGCCGTTCTATGAGCCGCTGCTCGAGTTCATGCTGTCCGGCCCGTCGGTCGCGATCCGCCTCGCCGGCAACCGCGTGATCGAGGGCTTCCGCTCGCTCGCCGGCACGACCGACCCGACCACCGCCGCCCCCGGGACGATCCGCGGCGACTTCGGGCGCGACTGGGGTCTCAAAGTGCAGCAGAACCTCGTGCACGGCTCCGACAGCCCGGAGTCCGCGGCCCGGGAGCTCGGCATCTGGTTCGACTGA
- a CDS encoding glutamate-5-semialdehyde dehydrogenase codes for MTDQTPQVRLERAKEASRATAALTSDDKARALEAIAAALEANSATIIAANTRDIERGQADGIGDSLIDRLRLDDKRVAALAAAVREVAALPDPVGRVVGGHRMPNGVALEQVRVPFGVVGAIYEARPNVTVDIAALALRSGNAAVLRGGSAARDSNTVLVEVMRDALAEVGITPEAIQTVDDFGRDGAKALMHGRGFIDVLVPRGSAGLIETVVTESTVPVIETGAGNVHIVLDESAPDDWARDIVVNAKVQRPSVCNAVETVLVHRQAAPRLVPLVASALQSEGVAIHGDDIVAGLVSNVIPATEEDWATEYLSLDIAIKVVDTLDDALDHIRRYSTGHTESIVTTDSRNAERFLAEVDSAVVMANTSTRFTDGGEFGFGAEVGISTQKLHTRGPMGLAELTSTKWLARGAGQTRG; via the coding sequence ATGACCGACCAGACCCCGCAGGTGCGCCTCGAGCGCGCCAAGGAGGCGTCCCGCGCCACCGCCGCGCTGACCAGCGATGACAAGGCCCGCGCGCTCGAAGCGATCGCGGCGGCCCTCGAGGCGAACTCCGCGACGATCATCGCGGCGAACACCCGCGACATCGAGCGCGGTCAGGCCGATGGAATCGGTGACTCGCTGATCGACCGCCTGCGCCTCGACGACAAGCGGGTCGCCGCCCTCGCAGCCGCCGTGCGCGAGGTCGCCGCCCTCCCCGACCCGGTGGGCCGGGTCGTCGGCGGGCATCGGATGCCGAACGGCGTCGCGCTCGAGCAGGTGCGCGTGCCCTTCGGGGTCGTCGGCGCCATCTACGAGGCCCGGCCGAACGTGACGGTCGACATCGCTGCACTCGCTCTCCGGTCGGGCAACGCCGCGGTGCTCCGTGGGGGCAGCGCCGCGCGCGACTCGAACACCGTGCTCGTCGAGGTCATGCGTGATGCCCTGGCAGAGGTCGGCATCACCCCTGAGGCGATCCAGACGGTCGACGACTTCGGCCGCGATGGCGCGAAGGCGCTCATGCACGGCCGCGGCTTCATCGACGTGCTCGTGCCGCGTGGCAGCGCAGGGCTCATCGAGACCGTGGTCACGGAGTCGACGGTGCCGGTGATCGAGACCGGGGCGGGCAACGTGCACATCGTGCTCGACGAGAGCGCTCCGGATGACTGGGCGCGCGACATCGTCGTGAACGCCAAGGTGCAGCGTCCGAGCGTCTGCAACGCGGTGGAGACCGTGCTCGTGCACCGTCAGGCCGCGCCTCGGCTCGTGCCCCTCGTCGCCAGCGCTCTGCAGAGCGAGGGCGTCGCGATCCACGGTGACGACATCGTCGCCGGCCTCGTCTCGAACGTGATCCCCGCGACCGAGGAGGACTGGGCCACCGAGTACCTGAGCCTCGACATCGCCATCAAGGTCGTCGACACGCTCGACGACGCACTCGACCACATCCGTCGTTACAGCACAGGGCACACCGAGTCGATCGTGACGACCGACTCCCGCAACGCCGAGCGGTTCCTGGCCGAGGTCGATTCCGCTGTCGTGATGGCGAACACATCGACGCGCTTCACCGACGGCGGCGAGTTCGGGTTCGGCGCCGAGGTCGGCATCTCGACGCAGAAGCTGCACACCCGCGGTCCCATGGGACTCGCCGAGCTGACCAGCACGAAGTGGCTGGCGCGTGGGGCCGGGCAGACTCGCGGCTGA
- the nadD gene encoding nicotinate-nucleotide adenylyltransferase, with product MTDTTSRPARIGVMGGTFDPIHHGHLVAASEVAHSFGLDEVVFVPTGHPWQKSDVTPSEHRYLMTVIATASNPQFTVSRVDIDREGPTYTIDTLRDLKKARPDAELFFITGADAVAQILSWRDHDELWELAHFVAVSRPGHILSTDGLPSDDVSQLEVPALSISSTACRARVREGEPVWYLVPDGVVQYIAKHHLYRSKA from the coding sequence ATGACTGACACGACCTCGCGCCCCGCGCGCATCGGTGTGATGGGTGGAACGTTCGACCCCATCCACCACGGACACCTCGTCGCCGCGAGCGAGGTCGCGCACTCCTTCGGGCTCGACGAGGTCGTCTTCGTCCCCACCGGTCACCCCTGGCAGAAGTCGGACGTCACCCCCAGCGAGCATCGCTACCTGATGACGGTGATCGCGACGGCCTCGAACCCGCAGTTCACGGTGAGCCGCGTCGACATCGATCGCGAGGGGCCCACCTACACGATCGACACGCTGCGGGATCTCAAGAAGGCGCGGCCGGATGCCGAGCTCTTCTTCATCACCGGGGCCGACGCCGTGGCGCAAATTCTCAGTTGGAGGGACCATGATGAACTGTGGGAACTGGCCCATTTCGTCGCGGTCTCCCGCCCAGGTCACATCCTGAGCACCGACGGCCTCCCGAGCGACGACGTCAGCCAGCTGGAGGTGCCTGCGCTGTCGATCTCCTCGACCGCCTGCCGCGCGCGGGTACGCGAGGGGGAGCCGGTCTGGTATCTCGTTCCCGACGGAGTCGTTCAGTACATCGCGAAGCATCATCTGTATCGGAGCAAGGCATGA
- the rpmA gene encoding 50S ribosomal protein L27, whose product MAHKKGASSTRNGRDSNAQRLGVKRFGGQQVLAGEIIVRQRGTHFHPGVNVGRGGDDTLFALAAGAVEFGAKGGRKVVNIVAAAE is encoded by the coding sequence ATGGCACACAAAAAGGGCGCAAGCTCCACCCGCAACGGTCGTGACTCCAACGCACAGCGACTGGGCGTCAAGCGCTTCGGCGGTCAGCAGGTCCTCGCCGGCGAGATCATCGTCCGTCAGCGCGGCACCCACTTCCACCCCGGCGTGAACGTCGGCCGTGGTGGCGACGACACGCTGTTCGCTCTGGCCGCCGGCGCGGTCGAGTTCGGCGCGAAGGGCGGCCGCAAGGTCGTCAACATCGTCGCCGCTGCTGAGTGA
- the rplU gene encoding 50S ribosomal protein L21 yields the protein MVYAVVRAGGRQEKVEVGTIVQLDRVQAAQGEKIELAAVLLVDGATVTTDADQLAKVKVTAEVLGNLRGPKIVIQKYKNKTGYKKRQGHRQELTRVKITGIK from the coding sequence GTGGTTTACGCAGTAGTGCGCGCCGGTGGGCGGCAGGAGAAGGTCGAGGTCGGCACGATCGTTCAGCTCGACCGTGTTCAGGCTGCTCAGGGCGAGAAGATCGAGCTGGCCGCCGTGCTGCTCGTCGACGGCGCCACGGTGACCACCGACGCTGACCAGCTCGCGAAGGTCAAGGTCACGGCTGAGGTGCTCGGCAACCTCCGCGGTCCGAAGATCGTCATCCAGAAGTACAAGAACAAGACCGGCTACAAGAAGCGTCAGGGCCACCGCCAGGAGCTCACGCGCGTCAAGATCACCGGCATCAAGTAA
- a CDS encoding folylpolyglutamate synthase/dihydrofolate synthase family protein, with the protein MSARDRADAVYETLLSRAGERWVQPRKERTARVLELLDDPQRTYRVVHITGTNGKTSTARMIESLLRAHGLRTGLFTSPHLERFTERIMIDGEPIADEAVADAWDEIEPFVGIVDAELDAAGEEPLTFFELLTVLAFVAVADAPVDVLVLEVGMGGEWDSTNTADGDVAVFAPIDIDHADRLGATIPEIAQVKAGIIKEGAAVVSAQQSEAATEVLRRVAGERNATIAFEGDDFGLVEQKLAVGGQLITIRGLAGNYVEEYLPQYGAHQGHNAALALAAVESLIGGAQQRIADDIVSEGLQGATSPGRLQLLGIAPTVIVDAAHNPHGAAALAQAMDDSFDFDEWGVVLGILADKDAAGIVARLAPVAAHVFATAPESDRASDADSIADLVEATGNRATVHRTLADAADAAREWAASSDRRAVVIAGSVVLAGEAIALAEEEDWKSGWRA; encoded by the coding sequence ATGAGTGCTCGCGACAGGGCGGATGCCGTCTACGAGACCCTGCTGAGCCGGGCCGGCGAACGCTGGGTGCAGCCGCGCAAGGAGCGCACGGCTCGCGTGCTCGAGCTGCTCGACGACCCGCAGCGCACGTACCGCGTGGTGCACATCACCGGGACCAACGGCAAGACGTCGACGGCCCGCATGATCGAGAGCCTGCTGCGTGCCCACGGGTTGCGCACGGGGCTCTTCACGAGCCCGCACCTGGAGCGGTTCACCGAGCGGATCATGATCGACGGCGAGCCCATCGCCGACGAGGCGGTGGCTGATGCCTGGGACGAGATCGAGCCGTTCGTCGGCATCGTCGACGCCGAGCTCGACGCCGCGGGCGAGGAGCCGCTCACCTTCTTCGAGCTGCTCACGGTGCTCGCCTTCGTCGCGGTGGCCGACGCGCCTGTCGACGTGCTGGTGCTCGAGGTCGGCATGGGAGGGGAGTGGGACTCGACGAACACGGCCGACGGCGACGTGGCGGTCTTCGCGCCCATCGACATCGACCACGCCGACCGGCTCGGCGCCACGATCCCCGAGATCGCGCAGGTCAAGGCGGGCATCATCAAGGAGGGCGCAGCCGTGGTCTCGGCGCAGCAGTCCGAGGCGGCGACCGAGGTGCTGCGCCGGGTGGCGGGGGAGCGCAACGCCACGATCGCCTTCGAGGGCGATGACTTCGGCCTCGTGGAGCAGAAGCTGGCCGTGGGCGGTCAGCTCATCACGATCCGCGGCCTCGCCGGGAACTACGTCGAGGAGTATCTGCCCCAGTACGGCGCGCACCAGGGGCACAACGCGGCTCTCGCGCTGGCCGCCGTCGAGTCGCTGATCGGGGGAGCGCAGCAGCGGATCGCCGACGACATCGTCTCGGAGGGACTCCAGGGCGCCACCTCGCCCGGACGCCTCCAGCTGCTGGGCATCGCCCCTACGGTGATCGTCGACGCAGCTCACAACCCGCACGGTGCGGCCGCCCTCGCTCAGGCGATGGACGACAGCTTCGACTTCGACGAGTGGGGTGTCGTGCTCGGCATCCTGGCCGACAAGGACGCCGCGGGCATCGTGGCGCGTCTCGCCCCGGTCGCCGCGCACGTCTTCGCCACCGCGCCGGAGTCCGACCGGGCGAGCGACGCCGACAGCATCGCCGACCTCGTCGAGGCGACCGGCAACCGCGCGACCGTGCACCGGACGCTGGCGGATGCCGCAGACGCCGCTCGCGAGTGGGCCGCGTCGTCCGACCGGCGTGCCGTCGTGATCGCCGGATCCGTCGTGCTCGCCGGCGAGGCGATCGCCCTCGCCGAGGAGGAGGACTGGAAGTCGGGGTGGCGCGCGTGA
- the proB gene encoding glutamate 5-kinase: MTARTRADLATASRIVVKVGSSSISGEASWRIPVLVEALAAAHGRGAEVILVSSGAIATGIPFLRLDARPTDLATQQAAAAVGQNILVYRYQEALRPFDIVAGQVLLTTGDLENPTSRSNARRAMERLLGLRILPIVNENDTVATQEIRFGDNDRLGALVAQLTQADALVLLSDIESLYTRPPSDPRAEPIDVVAPDADLSGLEFGSTVVNSVGTGGAATKVSAARLAAASGIGVLVTSADLVGQALAGEEIGTWFEPALS, translated from the coding sequence GTGACAGCTCGCACGAGGGCGGACCTCGCGACCGCTTCGCGGATCGTCGTGAAGGTCGGCTCGTCGTCGATCAGCGGGGAGGCGTCGTGGCGCATCCCCGTGCTCGTCGAGGCACTGGCTGCCGCGCACGGGCGCGGCGCCGAGGTCATCCTCGTCTCCTCGGGGGCGATCGCCACCGGCATCCCGTTTCTGCGCCTCGACGCCCGGCCGACCGACCTGGCGACTCAGCAGGCCGCCGCGGCCGTCGGCCAGAACATCCTCGTGTACCGGTATCAGGAGGCACTGCGCCCGTTCGACATCGTCGCCGGTCAGGTGCTGCTCACCACCGGCGACCTGGAGAACCCGACGTCGCGCAGCAATGCCCGTCGCGCGATGGAGCGCCTGCTCGGGCTCCGCATCCTGCCCATCGTGAACGAGAACGACACCGTCGCGACGCAGGAGATCAGGTTCGGCGACAACGACAGGCTCGGCGCTCTCGTGGCTCAACTCACGCAGGCCGATGCGCTGGTGCTGCTGAGCGACATCGAGTCCCTGTACACGCGTCCGCCGTCCGACCCCCGGGCCGAGCCGATCGATGTCGTCGCTCCGGACGCCGACCTCTCAGGACTCGAGTTCGGATCGACCGTCGTCAACAGCGTCGGCACCGGGGGAGCGGCGACCAAGGTCTCGGCTGCGCGGCTCGCCGCGGCATCCGGCATCGGAGTGCTCGTGACGAGCGCCGACCTCGTCGGACAGGCCCTGGCAGGCGAGGAAATAGGCACCTGGTTCGAGCCGGCGCTCTCTTAG
- the obgE gene encoding GTPase ObgE: protein MVTFVDTVTLHLRAGKGGNGCVSVHREKFKPLGGPDGGNGGDGGDIVLVADPQTGTLLSYHHSPHRSSGNGGPGMGDHRAGFMGEDLVLPVPVGTVVKNSAGDVLIDMIEPGERFVVAQGGQGGLGNAALATPKRKAPGFALLGTPGHEGDVILELKTVADVALVGYPSAGKSSLIGAISAARPKIADYPFTTLHPNLGVVQQGDFRYTVADVPGLIEGASEGRGLGLEFLRHVERCSALLHVLDCATLEPGRDPISDLDVILAELAAYEVPEGQTPLLERPQLVALNKVDVPEARDLADLVRPDLEARGFRVFDISTVSHEGLRPLTFALGEIVEQHRAEQAAAAPVRERVVIKPKGSQKDFTIRVEGGTYGNVYRIIGEKPVRWVQQTDFQNEEAVGYLADRLEKLGVEDELFRLGAVQGSTVVIGEGDSIVFDWEPTMSSAAELMTAPRGTDPRLAPNGRRTTSERREQYYERMDARAVARAEAEERRLATREDDA, encoded by the coding sequence ATGGTCACCTTCGTCGACACCGTGACGCTGCATCTGCGCGCGGGCAAGGGCGGCAACGGCTGTGTCTCCGTCCACCGCGAGAAGTTCAAGCCGCTCGGCGGACCCGACGGCGGCAACGGCGGCGACGGCGGCGACATCGTGCTCGTCGCCGACCCGCAGACGGGCACGCTGCTCTCGTACCACCACTCTCCCCACCGCAGCTCCGGCAACGGCGGCCCCGGCATGGGCGACCACCGCGCGGGCTTCATGGGCGAGGATCTCGTCCTCCCCGTGCCCGTCGGCACCGTCGTGAAGAATTCCGCGGGCGACGTGCTGATCGACATGATCGAGCCGGGGGAGCGCTTCGTCGTCGCGCAGGGCGGTCAGGGCGGTCTCGGCAACGCGGCTCTCGCGACCCCGAAGCGCAAGGCCCCGGGCTTCGCTCTCCTCGGCACACCCGGGCACGAGGGCGATGTCATCCTCGAGCTCAAGACGGTCGCCGACGTCGCGCTGGTGGGATACCCGTCGGCCGGCAAGTCGAGCCTGATCGGCGCGATCTCCGCCGCCCGCCCGAAGATCGCCGACTACCCCTTCACCACGCTGCACCCCAACCTCGGTGTCGTGCAGCAGGGCGACTTCCGCTACACCGTCGCCGATGTCCCCGGTCTCATCGAGGGTGCGAGCGAGGGGCGCGGTCTGGGGCTGGAGTTCCTCCGCCACGTCGAGCGGTGCTCCGCACTCCTGCACGTCCTCGACTGCGCCACGCTCGAGCCGGGACGCGACCCGATCTCCGACCTCGACGTCATCCTCGCCGAGCTCGCGGCCTACGAGGTGCCCGAGGGGCAGACGCCGCTGCTCGAGCGCCCGCAGCTCGTCGCGCTGAACAAGGTCGACGTGCCCGAGGCGCGTGATCTCGCCGACCTCGTACGCCCCGACCTGGAGGCCCGCGGTTTCCGCGTGTTCGACATCTCCACCGTCTCGCACGAAGGGCTCCGTCCCCTGACCTTCGCGCTCGGTGAGATCGTCGAGCAGCACCGTGCAGAGCAGGCCGCGGCCGCGCCGGTCCGCGAGCGCGTCGTGATCAAGCCCAAGGGATCGCAGAAGGACTTCACGATCCGGGTCGAGGGCGGCACCTACGGCAACGTGTACCGCATCATCGGCGAGAAGCCCGTGCGCTGGGTGCAGCAGACCGACTTCCAGAACGAGGAGGCCGTCGGGTACCTCGCCGACCGCCTCGAGAAGCTGGGCGTCGAGGACGAGCTCTTCCGGCTGGGCGCCGTGCAGGGCTCGACCGTGGTCATCGGCGAGGGCGACAGCATCGTGTTCGACTGGGAGCCGACCATGTCGTCGGCCGCGGAGCTCATGACGGCACCGCGCGGCACCGACCCGCGTCTCGCTCCCAATGGTCGCCGCACCACCTCGGAGCGGCGCGAGCAGTACTACGAGCGGATGGATGCCAGGGCCGTGGCCCGGGCGGAGGCGGAGGAACGCCGTCTCGCGACGCGCGAGGACGACGCGTGA
- a CDS encoding Rne/Rng family ribonuclease, with product MADENNEHDAPTLDFPADADASAAVIAETPEESPAEETPAEDTVVEMDAAPAAADEAAAQDAPDAEGSPAAEEAPAAEESPAAEEAPAAAEAPAADEAPVVEQAPDAAEPEASEPEEPANPAPVTAVSLGLLPEVFVSQVSTRLHFYAPEIVPLPARPGRDRGFERDLDRDGDESSSGRRGRRRRGGSDEGDQRDEPRQPRQRVVEYITEPKAIKGSTRLEAKKQRRRDGRDAGRRRPVVTEAEFLARRESVDRKMVVRAKNGRTQIGVLEDGVLVEHYVARNQDASLIGNVYLGRVQNVLPSMEAAFVDIGRGRNAVLYSGEVDWDGVETGNQPRRIELALKAGDRVLVQVTKDPVGHKGARLTSQISLPGRYLVYVPGGSMNGISRKLPDNERARLKRILKEVLPESSGVIVRTAAEGATEEQLTRDVQRLTTQWEHIRKQVESQQAPALLHAEPDLLVKIVRDVFNEDFTKMLIQGEDAQRTIRAYLESVAPDLLERVETYEDEVDPFDAFRITEQIEKALDRKVWLPSGGSLVIDRTEAMTVVDVNTGKFVGSGGNLEETVTKNNLEAAEEIVRQLRLRDIGGIIVVDFIDMVLESNRDLVLRRLIECLSRDRTKHQVAEVTSLGLVQMTRKKLGLGLLETFSEACEVCAGRGVIVHHDPVVKHRSNGNGNGNGNGSASSNNRRQRGGNGQGQSPAPATGTTHSIPEGAKSALAQIAASTRTPAVDVVADAPAEVGTDAAAAPQERPKKPRKKRGSERKGPKSPAEQLLDSVLDALPEPKAPGQGRGRRRVTTAALTGTPVSVNSDSAGPVASSDAES from the coding sequence ATGGCCGACGAGAACAATGAACATGACGCCCCTACCCTCGACTTCCCTGCGGATGCTGACGCATCAGCCGCAGTGATCGCGGAGACTCCCGAGGAGTCGCCCGCGGAGGAGACGCCCGCCGAGGACACGGTGGTCGAGATGGACGCCGCGCCCGCCGCTGCTGACGAAGCTGCTGCGCAGGATGCCCCGGATGCCGAGGGATCCCCGGCTGCCGAAGAGGCTCCTGCCGCGGAGGAGAGCCCCGCTGCGGAAGAGGCTCCGGCCGCCGCCGAGGCTCCTGCTGCCGACGAGGCTCCCGTTGTCGAGCAGGCTCCGGACGCCGCCGAGCCGGAGGCGTCCGAGCCCGAGGAGCCGGCGAACCCCGCCCCGGTCACGGCGGTCTCGCTGGGACTGCTCCCCGAGGTCTTCGTGTCGCAGGTCTCGACGCGTCTGCACTTCTATGCTCCCGAGATCGTGCCGCTGCCCGCCCGTCCCGGTCGTGACCGCGGCTTCGAGCGAGACCTGGACCGCGACGGCGACGAGTCGTCGTCGGGTCGACGCGGCCGCCGCCGCCGCGGTGGCTCGGACGAGGGCGACCAGCGCGACGAGCCCCGCCAGCCGCGCCAGCGCGTCGTCGAGTACATCACCGAGCCGAAGGCGATCAAGGGATCGACGCGTCTCGAGGCCAAGAAGCAGCGCCGCCGTGACGGCCGCGATGCGGGCCGTCGTCGTCCGGTGGTCACCGAGGCCGAGTTCCTCGCGCGCCGCGAGTCGGTCGACCGGAAGATGGTCGTGCGGGCCAAGAACGGTCGCACCCAGATCGGCGTCCTCGAAGATGGCGTGCTCGTCGAGCACTACGTCGCCCGCAATCAGGACGCGTCGCTGATCGGCAACGTCTACCTCGGTCGCGTGCAGAACGTGCTGCCGAGCATGGAGGCGGCGTTCGTCGACATCGGTCGCGGTCGCAACGCCGTGCTCTACTCCGGCGAGGTCGACTGGGACGGCGTCGAGACGGGCAACCAGCCTCGTCGCATCGAGCTCGCCCTCAAGGCCGGCGACCGCGTTCTCGTGCAGGTCACGAAGGACCCCGTCGGGCACAAGGGCGCTCGCCTGACGAGTCAGATCTCGCTCCCCGGTCGCTACCTCGTGTACGTGCCGGGCGGATCGATGAACGGCATCAGCCGCAAGCTCCCCGACAACGAGCGCGCGCGTCTCAAGCGCATCCTCAAGGAGGTGCTGCCCGAGTCGTCCGGCGTCATCGTGCGCACGGCGGCCGAGGGGGCCACCGAGGAGCAGCTGACCCGCGACGTGCAGCGCCTCACCACGCAGTGGGAGCACATCCGCAAGCAGGTCGAGAGCCAGCAGGCCCCCGCGCTGCTGCACGCCGAGCCCGACCTCCTGGTCAAGATCGTCCGCGACGTCTTCAACGAGGACTTCACGAAGATGCTCATCCAGGGCGAGGACGCACAGCGCACGATCCGCGCCTACCTCGAGAGCGTCGCGCCTGACCTCCTCGAGCGTGTCGAGACCTACGAGGACGAGGTCGACCCGTTCGACGCGTTCCGCATCACCGAGCAGATCGAGAAGGCGCTCGACCGCAAGGTGTGGCTGCCGTCCGGCGGCTCGCTCGTGATCGACCGGACCGAGGCCATGACCGTGGTCGACGTCAACACCGGCAAGTTCGTCGGCTCCGGCGGGAACCTCGAGGAGACCGTCACGAAGAACAACCTCGAGGCCGCCGAGGAGATCGTCCGCCAGCTGCGTCTGCGCGACATCGGCGGCATCATCGTCGTCGACTTCATCGACATGGTCCTCGAGTCGAACCGCGACCTCGTGCTGCGCCGCCTCATCGAGTGCCTCAGCCGCGACCGGACGAAGCACCAGGTCGCCGAGGTCACCTCGCTCGGACTCGTGCAGATGACCCGCAAGAAGCTCGGTCTCGGCCTGCTCGAGACGTTCAGTGAGGCGTGCGAGGTGTGCGCCGGCCGAGGTGTGATCGTGCACCACGACCCGGTCGTCAAGCACCGCTCGAACGGGAACGGCAACGGGAACGGCAACGGCAGCGCGTCGTCGAACAACCGTCGTCAGCGCGGCGGCAACGGCCAGGGCCAGAGCCCCGCGCCCGCGACCGGGACGACCCACAGCATCCCGGAGGGTGCCAAGTCGGCGCTGGCGCAGATCGCCGCATCGACCCGCACCCCTGCCGTCGACGTCGTCGCGGATGCTCCGGCCGAGGTCGGCACGGATGCCGCTGCCGCGCCGCAGGAGCGCCCCAAGAAGCCCCGCAAGAAGCGCGGCTCGGAGCGCAAGGGGCCGAAGTCGCCCGCCGAGCAGTTGCTCGACTCGGTGCTCGACGCCCTTCCGGAGCCGAAGGCACCTGGTCAGGGTCGTGGACGCCGACGTGTGACGACCGCTGCTCTCACCGGCACCCCCGTGTCGGTGAACTCCGACTCAGCGGGTCCGGTCGCGTCCTCGGACGCGGAGTCCTGA
- a CDS encoding DUF4031 domain-containing protein: MTILVDDPVWPAHGRLWAHLVSDESLDELHAFARAQELPSRAFDLDHYDVPEDALPRLIAAGAQHVGGKELVTRLIASGLRVRGRDRTR, translated from the coding sequence ATGACCATCCTCGTCGACGACCCCGTCTGGCCCGCCCACGGACGACTGTGGGCGCACCTGGTCAGCGACGAGAGCCTCGACGAGCTGCACGCCTTCGCGCGCGCCCAGGAACTCCCCAGCCGGGCCTTCGACCTCGACCACTACGACGTGCCGGAGGACGCGCTGCCGCGACTCATCGCCGCCGGCGCTCAGCACGTCGGCGGCAAGGAGCTCGTCACACGGCTGATCGCGTCAGGACTCCGCGTCCGAGGACGCGACCGGACCCGCTGA